From Poecile atricapillus isolate bPoeAtr1 chromosome Z, bPoeAtr1.hap1, whole genome shotgun sequence, one genomic window encodes:
- the TEF gene encoding thyrotroph embryonic factor isoform X2 yields the protein MSSCSTPGGPTALDFPEVLKSLLEYSLPWTNKMTDKEKEKIKLEEDEAAAASTMAVSASLMPPIWDKTIPYDGESFHLEYMDLDEFLLENGIPSSPTHLDLNQNPLLPVAELEGKESAGASTGSPASSSSTAVYQQSEAASSTESPPQNERNTPSPIDPDCVEVEVNFNPDPADLVLSSVPGGELFNPRKHKFTEEDLKPQPMIKKAKKVFVPDEQKDEKYWTRRKKNNVAAKRSRDARRLKENQITIRAAFLEKENTALRTEVAELRKEVGRCKNIVSKYETRYGPFDLSDSE from the exons ATGTCAAGCTGCAGCACCCCTGGGGGCCCCACTGCCCTGGACTTTCCGGAAGTCCTGAAGTCCCTACTGGAGtattccctgccctggaccAACAAGATGACAG ataaagagaaggagaaaataaagcttGAAGAAGatgaggcagcagctgccagcactaTGGCAGTTTCGGCTTCCCTCATGCCACCCATTTGGGACAAAACTATTCCTTATGATGGCGAGTCTTTCCACCTGGAGTACATGGATCTGGATGAGTTCCTGCTGGAGAATGGAATTCCATCCAGCCCTACTCACCTGGATTTGAACCAGAATCCACTCTTACCTgtggctgagctggaagggaaggaATCTGCTGGTGCTTCCACTGGTTCTCCTGCATCATCCTCTTCCACTGCAGTTTACCAGCAATCTGAAGCAGCCTCCAGCACAG AGTCCCCACCACAAAATGAGAGAAATACACCCAGCCCCATTGATCCTGACTGCGTAGAAGTTGAGGTGAATTTTAACCCAGACCCTGCTGATTTAGTGCTGTCCAGTGTGCCTGGTGGTGAGCTCTTCAATCCTCGCAAACACAAGTTTACTGAAGAGGACCTGAAACCACAACCTATGATTAAAAAGGCCAAGAAAGTTTTTGTCCCAGATGAGCAAAAG GATGAAAAATACTGGACAAGGCGAAAGAAGAACAATGTGGCAGCGAAGCGTTCCCGTGATGCTCGGCGATTAAAGGAGAATCAGATCACAATTCGGGCAGCCTttcttgagaaagaaaatacagccCTGAGGACGGAGGTGGCAGAGCTGCGCAAGGAAGTGGGACGATGCAAGAACATTGTTTCTAAATACGAGACCAGATACGGACCCTT TGACTTATCTGATTCCGAGTGA
- the TEF gene encoding thyrotroph embryonic factor isoform X1, translated as MPGRAAHQEAAAAAGGPEPTAAGGSAGAAAQQERRGLAGAFPLVLKKLMENPPREARLDKEKEKIKLEEDEAAAASTMAVSASLMPPIWDKTIPYDGESFHLEYMDLDEFLLENGIPSSPTHLDLNQNPLLPVAELEGKESAGASTGSPASSSSTAVYQQSEAASSTESPPQNERNTPSPIDPDCVEVEVNFNPDPADLVLSSVPGGELFNPRKHKFTEEDLKPQPMIKKAKKVFVPDEQKDEKYWTRRKKNNVAAKRSRDARRLKENQITIRAAFLEKENTALRTEVAELRKEVGRCKNIVSKYETRYGPFDLSDSE; from the exons ATGCCCGGCCGCGCCGCGCAccaggaggcggcggcggcggcgggaggacCAGAGCCCACTGCAGCCGGGGGGAGCGCGGGGGCCGCCGCGCAGCAGGAGCGGCGGGGCCTGGCGGGCGCGTTCCCGCTGGTGCTGAAGAAGCTGATGGAGAACCCGCCGCGGGAGGCGCGCCTGG ataaagagaaggagaaaataaagcttGAAGAAGatgaggcagcagctgccagcactaTGGCAGTTTCGGCTTCCCTCATGCCACCCATTTGGGACAAAACTATTCCTTATGATGGCGAGTCTTTCCACCTGGAGTACATGGATCTGGATGAGTTCCTGCTGGAGAATGGAATTCCATCCAGCCCTACTCACCTGGATTTGAACCAGAATCCACTCTTACCTgtggctgagctggaagggaaggaATCTGCTGGTGCTTCCACTGGTTCTCCTGCATCATCCTCTTCCACTGCAGTTTACCAGCAATCTGAAGCAGCCTCCAGCACAG AGTCCCCACCACAAAATGAGAGAAATACACCCAGCCCCATTGATCCTGACTGCGTAGAAGTTGAGGTGAATTTTAACCCAGACCCTGCTGATTTAGTGCTGTCCAGTGTGCCTGGTGGTGAGCTCTTCAATCCTCGCAAACACAAGTTTACTGAAGAGGACCTGAAACCACAACCTATGATTAAAAAGGCCAAGAAAGTTTTTGTCCCAGATGAGCAAAAG GATGAAAAATACTGGACAAGGCGAAAGAAGAACAATGTGGCAGCGAAGCGTTCCCGTGATGCTCGGCGATTAAAGGAGAATCAGATCACAATTCGGGCAGCCTttcttgagaaagaaaatacagccCTGAGGACGGAGGTGGCAGAGCTGCGCAAGGAAGTGGGACGATGCAAGAACATTGTTTCTAAATACGAGACCAGATACGGACCCTT TGACTTATCTGATTCCGAGTGA
- the TEF gene encoding thyrotroph embryonic factor isoform X3: MPCHVPDKEKEKIKLEEDEAAAASTMAVSASLMPPIWDKTIPYDGESFHLEYMDLDEFLLENGIPSSPTHLDLNQNPLLPVAELEGKESAGASTGSPASSSSTAVYQQSEAASSTESPPQNERNTPSPIDPDCVEVEVNFNPDPADLVLSSVPGGELFNPRKHKFTEEDLKPQPMIKKAKKVFVPDEQKDEKYWTRRKKNNVAAKRSRDARRLKENQITIRAAFLEKENTALRTEVAELRKEVGRCKNIVSKYETRYGPFDLSDSE; encoded by the exons ATGCCCTGCCATGTACCAG ataaagagaaggagaaaataaagcttGAAGAAGatgaggcagcagctgccagcactaTGGCAGTTTCGGCTTCCCTCATGCCACCCATTTGGGACAAAACTATTCCTTATGATGGCGAGTCTTTCCACCTGGAGTACATGGATCTGGATGAGTTCCTGCTGGAGAATGGAATTCCATCCAGCCCTACTCACCTGGATTTGAACCAGAATCCACTCTTACCTgtggctgagctggaagggaaggaATCTGCTGGTGCTTCCACTGGTTCTCCTGCATCATCCTCTTCCACTGCAGTTTACCAGCAATCTGAAGCAGCCTCCAGCACAG AGTCCCCACCACAAAATGAGAGAAATACACCCAGCCCCATTGATCCTGACTGCGTAGAAGTTGAGGTGAATTTTAACCCAGACCCTGCTGATTTAGTGCTGTCCAGTGTGCCTGGTGGTGAGCTCTTCAATCCTCGCAAACACAAGTTTACTGAAGAGGACCTGAAACCACAACCTATGATTAAAAAGGCCAAGAAAGTTTTTGTCCCAGATGAGCAAAAG GATGAAAAATACTGGACAAGGCGAAAGAAGAACAATGTGGCAGCGAAGCGTTCCCGTGATGCTCGGCGATTAAAGGAGAATCAGATCACAATTCGGGCAGCCTttcttgagaaagaaaatacagccCTGAGGACGGAGGTGGCAGAGCTGCGCAAGGAAGTGGGACGATGCAAGAACATTGTTTCTAAATACGAGACCAGATACGGACCCTT TGACTTATCTGATTCCGAGTGA